In Hyalangium gracile, the following proteins share a genomic window:
- a CDS encoding serine/threonine protein kinase — protein sequence MILFSQGDLAYEVDLSRGVVEDLAHSKLGERTFLAWERTTAQRIRPVIVRSLPPTSSGDLEALDRVRARLREEARLATYLQHPRIARIFGIHEVQGVLYVVSEVVEGTSINTLISYSIMREAPFSPAFCMYVGAEVASTLHYAHTCKDESGAPLGIVHRDVNPARLYLGPEGEVVLTDFARARSLLPGRVETTLPRPQGDVAYCSPEALLGEETDPRSDLFALGLVLLELATLRHLYSTGNARSEDLEAALTPAVKDQVLDAAITAAEADLPAHAEDCILRAATFAPQDVEELTEPLQPPLRSIIRRLLQRKPEDRYPSAAALESDLRAGLASLATAYGAAEALEEGRNSRDGASMNRRVAGPTNGNGLPPVIEAEEDIITAPGGGN from the coding sequence GTGATTCTCTTCTCCCAGGGCGATCTCGCGTATGAGGTCGATCTGTCGCGGGGGGTGGTCGAGGACTTGGCACACTCGAAGTTGGGGGAGCGGACCTTCCTTGCGTGGGAGCGCACGACCGCGCAGCGAATCCGCCCGGTCATCGTCCGCAGCTTGCCCCCTACGTCATCAGGAGATCTGGAAGCGCTCGACAGGGTGCGCGCACGGCTCCGCGAGGAAGCACGTCTGGCCACTTACCTGCAACACCCGAGGATCGCCCGAATCTTCGGGATCCATGAGGTCCAGGGCGTTCTCTACGTGGTGTCCGAAGTTGTAGAGGGCACTTCGATCAACACCCTGATCAGCTATTCGATCATGCGCGAAGCACCCTTTTCCCCCGCGTTCTGCATGTACGTGGGCGCCGAGGTGGCCAGCACCCTGCATTACGCGCACACCTGCAAGGACGAGAGCGGCGCTCCGCTGGGTATCGTTCATCGAGACGTGAACCCCGCTCGCCTCTACCTGGGGCCAGAGGGTGAAGTCGTGCTGACGGACTTCGCCCGTGCGCGTTCCCTGCTCCCGGGCCGGGTGGAAACGACGCTCCCGCGCCCTCAAGGTGACGTCGCCTACTGCTCACCAGAGGCGCTTCTCGGCGAAGAGACGGATCCACGCTCGGATCTGTTCGCGCTCGGGCTGGTGCTGCTGGAACTGGCCACCTTGCGCCACCTCTACAGCACGGGCAATGCACGATCCGAAGACTTGGAGGCGGCCCTAACACCAGCGGTCAAGGATCAGGTTCTCGACGCCGCAATTACGGCAGCGGAGGCAGACCTTCCGGCCCATGCGGAGGACTGCATCCTGCGGGCTGCCACGTTCGCCCCGCAGGACGTGGAGGAACTCACCGAGCCGCTTCAGCCCCCGCTGCGCTCCATCATCCGCAGGTTGCTCCAGCGGAAGCCGGAGGACCGTTATCCATCGGCGGCTGCCCTGGAGTCGGATCTGCGGGCGGGCCTCGCGTCGCTCGCGACCGCCTACGGAGCCGCTGAGGCGCTGGAGGAGGGCCGCAACTCACGGGACGGGGCCAGCATGAATCGGCGCGTCGCCGGGCCTACGAACGGGAACGGGTTACCCCCAGTCATAGAGGCGGAAGAAGACATCATCACCGCGCCGGGCGGGGGCAACTAG
- a CDS encoding DUF2381 family protein, with amino-acid sequence MLRPCVPPFALASLLVGLAATAQAAPAGRSVILMGKAGESPLIYLAPDAPTFILLDAPIVRESVEVEGRARFARVDPADQGITLVLAVPLGPKERLALRFTYREGSPQSVVFLLTSQPGTVDAVVNVSRPQQTVEACRVELSATRERCEAQSKELEELKARPPAVSPAAVALAGVVDLKGMRGEDFGLACFEVRGELRPVQCRGLGASTWTVVVLEVSNTGAAPWVPAWAELTPAAGGEPRRARAVLSGQATIPPGGSVSVAVEVEMPAREPGEWLRAVHALRVCNGDGSRCLSVPQVKL; translated from the coding sequence TTGCTCCGACCCTGCGTCCCGCCTTTCGCGCTCGCCTCCCTGCTGGTGGGCCTTGCCGCTACGGCACAGGCCGCGCCCGCTGGGCGCTCCGTCATTCTCATGGGCAAGGCTGGCGAGTCCCCGTTGATCTACCTGGCGCCTGACGCCCCTACGTTCATCCTCTTGGACGCTCCGATCGTGCGTGAGTCCGTCGAGGTGGAGGGCCGCGCCCGCTTCGCCCGGGTGGATCCAGCAGATCAGGGCATCACGCTGGTTCTTGCCGTGCCGCTCGGGCCCAAGGAACGGCTGGCGCTGCGTTTCACCTACCGCGAGGGCTCGCCTCAAAGCGTCGTGTTCCTGCTCACCAGTCAGCCCGGCACGGTGGATGCCGTGGTGAACGTGAGCCGCCCTCAGCAGACGGTGGAGGCATGCCGCGTGGAACTGTCCGCCACGCGCGAGCGGTGCGAGGCGCAGAGCAAGGAACTGGAGGAGTTGAAAGCGCGGCCCCCAGCCGTGAGCCCGGCAGCCGTGGCACTCGCGGGGGTCGTGGACTTGAAGGGCATGAGGGGGGAGGACTTCGGGCTGGCGTGCTTCGAGGTTCGCGGCGAGCTTCGCCCCGTACAATGCAGGGGGCTCGGAGCGTCAACGTGGACCGTGGTTGTGCTCGAGGTGAGCAATACCGGGGCGGCTCCGTGGGTGCCCGCGTGGGCAGAGCTGACGCCCGCAGCGGGAGGGGAGCCGCGCCGCGCCCGCGCAGTGCTCTCCGGGCAGGCCACTATTCCCCCAGGGGGCTCGGTGAGCGTGGCCGTTGAGGTGGAAATGCCCGCGCGAGAGCCGGGGGAATGGCTGCGGGCGGTGCACGCGCTGCGGGTGTGCAACGGTGACGGGAGCCGCTGTCTGTCCGTTCCCCAGGTGAAGCTGTAG
- a CDS encoding phage/plasmid primase, P4 family — translation MGPTLARHGWAVVPLHSICPDGSCTCEPRRDGKECRARGKHPWVSDWPDMATTDPEQIAAWAARYPGANLGIATGTFSGIIALDVDPKNGGPDSLAELIAKHGPMPATTRQITGSGGEHWYFKAPPGMSVTNSAGKLGRGLDVRGDGGLVVVAPSRSDKGPYNWAPGCAPWETPPVECPPWLVARLGRAPAPKGPVPDGARGYFPPASAEVLAAARDALAQHGPAIDGDGGGLHTVHAAAILTHDFALTDGEALGLLLEWNETCQPPWEIEGPDGLKVRLERGRKYGKRPYGCRRTLDTVAAARKMIADWQASGSDDPSPMVAVVRQLQWDDPAKRALILKDLHRATGIPQRDLNLPPAVDLQALAEREARQRAFDAGAASDLLDTSEPLDVARRFLAHRANAEKLPEIVRWNGDFLIARSTHYEVISDETINAALYGFADTKRDVKTGAPVKPDRAFVEELRHALQAAASIDQAVLSAPAWLSPMPGDPGPQDVIAFPNGLLTLTHPRQFLEPSRRFFNVNAVGFPYDPDAPPPAHWTRFLADVWPVDAESIETLQEFMGLALTPDTSHQKIMLLIGPPRSGKGTINRVLQKLVGEGNYCSPTLSGLGAQFGSEPLIGKRLAVITDARLGTRVDPSAVAERLLSISGEDAQTIDRKHRSSWTAKLSVRFLIMTNELPALLDSSGAFASRFRVLQMTRSFFGREDRGLAERLLRELPGILNWSLEGLDRLRSRGYLRQPMSAEETVAQLEMLGSPIKAFVSERCDLLPGAATECASLYAAWVRWTEAQGREKPGTQPIFTRNLTSAFPEVTVTRPRIQGQQVKHYSGLRLRVEDLRLSAP, via the coding sequence ATGGGACCCACCCTAGCTCGGCACGGCTGGGCAGTTGTCCCCCTGCATTCCATCTGTCCGGATGGCTCCTGTACGTGCGAGCCGCGCCGCGATGGGAAGGAGTGCAGGGCGCGCGGCAAACACCCCTGGGTGTCGGACTGGCCGGACATGGCCACCACCGATCCCGAGCAGATCGCAGCGTGGGCAGCACGTTACCCGGGCGCCAACCTGGGGATCGCTACGGGGACCTTCTCAGGGATCATCGCGTTAGACGTGGACCCCAAGAACGGGGGGCCCGATTCCCTGGCCGAGCTGATCGCCAAGCATGGTCCGATGCCCGCGACCACGCGCCAGATCACGGGCAGCGGTGGGGAGCATTGGTACTTCAAGGCTCCACCGGGCATGTCCGTAACGAACTCCGCCGGGAAGCTCGGTCGCGGTCTCGACGTGAGAGGGGACGGCGGGCTTGTAGTGGTTGCCCCGTCCCGCTCGGACAAGGGCCCATACAACTGGGCGCCCGGCTGCGCTCCCTGGGAGACGCCCCCGGTGGAGTGCCCTCCGTGGCTTGTCGCTCGGCTCGGTCGTGCGCCAGCCCCCAAGGGCCCGGTCCCTGACGGCGCTCGCGGATACTTCCCGCCCGCGTCTGCTGAGGTCCTGGCGGCTGCCCGTGACGCCTTGGCGCAGCACGGGCCAGCCATAGACGGGGACGGTGGCGGACTGCATACCGTCCACGCCGCAGCGATCCTCACGCACGACTTCGCGTTGACCGATGGGGAGGCACTGGGGCTGCTCCTGGAATGGAATGAGACCTGCCAGCCTCCCTGGGAGATCGAGGGGCCTGACGGGCTCAAGGTGCGCCTGGAGCGCGGCCGGAAGTACGGTAAGCGTCCATACGGTTGCCGTCGCACGCTGGACACCGTGGCAGCCGCCCGGAAGATGATCGCTGACTGGCAGGCGTCCGGCTCCGACGATCCCTCCCCGATGGTCGCGGTCGTGCGTCAACTCCAGTGGGATGACCCGGCAAAGCGGGCACTGATTCTGAAGGATCTACACCGCGCAACGGGGATCCCTCAGCGGGATCTCAACCTGCCCCCAGCCGTCGACCTCCAGGCGCTCGCGGAACGGGAGGCGAGACAGCGCGCGTTTGATGCAGGCGCAGCGAGTGACCTGCTGGACACCTCGGAGCCCCTCGACGTCGCCCGGCGCTTCCTGGCCCACCGCGCGAACGCTGAGAAGCTCCCAGAGATCGTGCGGTGGAATGGTGACTTCCTGATCGCCCGCAGCACTCACTACGAGGTGATCAGCGACGAGACGATCAACGCAGCGCTCTACGGGTTCGCGGACACGAAGCGCGACGTCAAGACCGGCGCTCCGGTGAAGCCTGATCGGGCGTTCGTCGAGGAACTCCGCCACGCTCTACAGGCAGCGGCGAGCATTGATCAGGCTGTGCTGTCCGCGCCCGCGTGGCTCAGCCCCATGCCGGGAGACCCCGGGCCGCAGGACGTGATCGCCTTCCCCAACGGTCTGCTGACGCTGACGCACCCGCGCCAGTTCCTCGAGCCGTCCCGGCGATTCTTCAACGTCAACGCGGTGGGGTTCCCCTACGATCCCGATGCTCCGCCCCCAGCGCACTGGACCCGCTTCCTCGCTGACGTCTGGCCCGTTGACGCGGAGTCAATCGAGACGCTCCAGGAGTTCATGGGCCTTGCTCTGACTCCGGACACGTCCCATCAAAAAATCATGCTCCTGATCGGCCCCCCGCGCTCGGGCAAGGGCACGATCAATCGTGTCCTACAGAAGCTCGTAGGGGAGGGGAACTATTGCTCTCCGACCCTCAGCGGGCTGGGTGCGCAGTTCGGATCCGAGCCGTTGATCGGGAAGCGCCTGGCTGTGATCACGGATGCCCGGTTGGGCACCCGCGTTGACCCTAGCGCGGTGGCTGAACGGCTCCTATCGATCAGCGGCGAGGATGCCCAGACTATCGATCGCAAGCACCGATCCTCATGGACCGCCAAGCTCAGCGTGCGCTTTCTGATCATGACAAACGAACTTCCGGCCCTGTTGGATTCCTCGGGGGCGTTCGCAAGCCGGTTCCGGGTACTGCAAATGACCCGCTCTTTCTTCGGACGTGAGGATCGCGGGCTCGCTGAACGTCTCCTGAGGGAACTGCCCGGGATCCTGAACTGGAGCCTGGAAGGTCTGGACCGGCTCCGCTCGCGTGGCTACCTCCGCCAGCCCATGAGCGCTGAGGAGACTGTCGCTCAGCTGGAAATGCTCGGCTCCCCGATCAAGGCGTTCGTCTCCGAGCGCTGCGATCTCTTGCCTGGGGCGGCTACGGAATGCGCGTCACTCTATGCGGCGTGGGTCCGCTGGACGGAAGCACAGGGCAGGGAGAAACCCGGGACACAGCCGATCTTCACCCGGAACCTGACCAGCGCCTTCCCAGAGGTGACGGTCACCCGCCCCCGGATCCAAGGGCAGCAAGTGAAGCACTACAGCGGGCTGCGGCTCCGCGTCGAGGACCTCCGCTTGTCGGCTCCCTGA
- a CDS encoding helix-turn-helix transcriptional regulator — protein MKQARQRAGMTQAEVAEGIGSAVEVYGRMERGGALPSVSTLLRLCLILGSGPHELMGFSPVASWQEASGAGTVPPGLNDTPEKRRLLRRLARLDSPRIKVLSRLAALLLPGH, from the coding sequence TTGAAACAGGCACGCCAGCGCGCGGGCATGACTCAGGCAGAAGTTGCCGAAGGTATCGGCAGCGCCGTCGAGGTGTACGGGCGCATGGAGCGGGGGGGAGCGCTCCCGAGCGTTTCCACGCTGCTGCGCCTGTGCCTGATTCTCGGAAGCGGGCCCCATGAGCTGATGGGGTTCTCTCCGGTGGCTTCGTGGCAGGAGGCATCCGGGGCAGGCACGGTGCCGCCCGGCCTGAACGACACGCCCGAGAAACGGCGGCTGCTGCGCCGCCTCGCTCGCCTCGACAGTCCGAGGATCAAGGTCCTGTCGCGCCTGGCCGCCTTGCTTCTCCCGGGCCACTGA
- a CDS encoding HP0495 family protein produces MKNDSPTATPGEGEEKKPLIDYPSIYTFKVMGVQEHGFGEYVRQLFKRLMGTEISPDSIHEQPSSKGKYVSVSVSVYLLSEEHRRSIYAQLHQEKRVIYYL; encoded by the coding sequence ATGAAGAACGACAGTCCCACAGCCACCCCCGGCGAAGGAGAGGAGAAGAAGCCGCTCATCGACTACCCCTCCATCTACACCTTCAAGGTGATGGGGGTGCAGGAGCACGGCTTCGGCGAGTACGTGCGTCAGCTCTTCAAGCGGCTGATGGGGACGGAGATCTCCCCGGACTCCATCCACGAGCAGCCCAGCAGCAAGGGCAAGTACGTGTCCGTGAGCGTCTCGGTGTACCTGCTCTCCGAGGAGCACCGCCGCTCCATCTACGCCCAGCTTCACCAGGAGAAGCGGGTCATCTACTACCTGTGA
- the greB gene encoding transcription elongation factor GreB yields MRQDVPPEHDDQDEEAEQEGGAHRRYLTRAGAERMHRELLRLLNEERPKVTAEVSAAAAQGDRSENAEYIYGKKRLREIDRRIRFLQKRLDTATIVTPSEQADQGRVYFGATVTLEDEDGAKTTYQIVGSDEIDTQGGRISVESPIGKALLRKAVGDTVEVMRPRGEIELTIVSIKYV; encoded by the coding sequence ATGCGTCAAGACGTACCCCCAGAGCATGACGACCAGGACGAGGAGGCCGAGCAGGAAGGTGGCGCCCACCGCCGCTACCTCACCCGCGCCGGCGCCGAGCGCATGCACCGCGAGCTGCTCCGCCTGCTCAACGAGGAGCGCCCCAAGGTGACGGCCGAGGTCTCCGCCGCCGCCGCCCAGGGCGATCGCTCCGAGAATGCCGAGTACATCTACGGCAAGAAGCGCCTGCGCGAGATCGACCGCCGCATCCGTTTCCTCCAGAAGCGCCTGGACACCGCCACCATCGTCACCCCCTCCGAGCAGGCCGACCAGGGCCGCGTCTACTTCGGCGCCACCGTCACCCTCGAGGACGAGGACGGCGCGAAGACCACCTACCAGATCGTCGGCTCGGACGAGATCGACACCCAGGGCGGGCGCATCAGCGTGGAGTCCCCCATCGGCAAGGCCCTGCTGCGCAAGGCCGTGGGTGACACGGTCGAGGTCATGCGGCCTCGCGGGGAGATCGAGCTCACCATCGTCTCCATCAAGTACGTGTAG
- a CDS encoding DUF4145 domain-containing protein, producing MTFDRTRWTVPFTKDRVPSWPCPRCEEGTLVPVKESFTEKLTAESRQAYAHQAWEPEWDRGRFAGRLVCTRTECTEPVVVCGDTRGVVDDVDPETGGPTYTTAFHPVFFHPALPLFRVPPKCTEEIRAELKRAWALYWSDSASCANRVRTCVELVLTHLRIPRSTRSQKNRKIRLKLHDRIELFKQRNAELAQALMAVKWIGNIGSHEGGAGGVGREDILNGLELLEHVLVEVFEQRSKRLARMGKQIVKRKGRPKRS from the coding sequence ATGACCTTCGACCGCACAAGATGGACTGTGCCCTTCACCAAGGACAGGGTGCCCTCGTGGCCTTGTCCCCGGTGCGAGGAGGGCACCCTAGTACCTGTGAAAGAGTCGTTCACAGAGAAGCTTACTGCCGAGTCGCGTCAAGCTTATGCGCACCAAGCTTGGGAGCCGGAGTGGGACAGGGGTCGCTTCGCGGGGCGCTTGGTCTGTACGCGTACGGAATGCACTGAGCCAGTCGTCGTGTGTGGCGACACGCGTGGCGTCGTAGACGACGTTGATCCAGAAACGGGGGGGCCAACGTACACGACCGCGTTTCATCCTGTCTTCTTCCACCCAGCCCTGCCGCTCTTTCGTGTACCGCCTAAGTGCACAGAGGAAATTCGGGCCGAACTCAAGCGGGCCTGGGCGCTCTATTGGTCCGACTCGGCCTCTTGCGCCAACCGGGTTCGAACCTGTGTGGAACTCGTACTCACACACCTCAGGATCCCGCGCTCCACAAGGTCCCAAAAGAATCGGAAGATAAGGCTGAAGCTCCACGACCGGATTGAACTCTTCAAGCAACGAAACGCTGAACTGGCGCAGGCGCTCATGGCCGTAAAGTGGATCGGGAACATCGGGAGCCACGAGGGAGGGGCAGGCGGGGTGGGAAGGGAGGACATCCTGAACGGGCTTGAACTGCTAGAGCATGTGCTTGTTGAGGTGTTCGAGCAGCGGTCAAAGCGGTTGGCGCGGATGGGGAAGCAGATCGTTAAGAGGAAAGGGCGACCGAAACGATCTTAG
- a CDS encoding serine/threonine protein kinase produces the protein MVAQVDPRDLRPGQMVDGWRIVRKIGAGTYGVVYEVEKDGQRFALKVACHREQSGDPRQTDARARREAVCLGKLDHRHIIRMWAQGRCGDPRSGFLYVVLDLVDGYTLGEWVRRTYPTVHEVVVLFRKLFDALEHMHARGVFHRDLSLRNIMVTKEGEPVIIDFGAADYAAAEELTDAPLPPCTPRNRSPEAQRFWNENRLNPEARYPFKATDDIFALGADLYDVLTDPTPQSSKVRPPLGDAVPPPSPFKVTQGRVPEVLSSYALMLIHDKPEGRPATAKDARSPLEEFAQFEGPEWRSTRVHPVAAQLPPAPAEIAPGQVEVPPVPIPSHPSAVPGAGAGALNRLRRGWLRPAFVAPLVLVVLAAAVAAFVLQRPAHPAPPPVARSARADQPPTPSPLAEKPTSRPAQLASPLPTQEKASPSVKQPDNSPTLTSGVPNPQKASPRRVLSKAERCALLVASVAWIKAGCSGVQTRPDPEDCPEEAVRAMKEMGWSTQGGTQPFILVDVTKGSVEEAREQNRTVWKDGPVTGALIRAEGKAPAGTRLDGHLWTTGDRIYGRYLRAHLSGGRTVPICVELTDGGDLGMDKREGSKPGAPVGSKVSSSHAVERWR, from the coding sequence ATGGTGGCTCAAGTGGATCCAAGGGACCTCAGACCCGGCCAGATGGTGGACGGCTGGCGCATCGTCCGGAAGATCGGGGCGGGCACCTACGGCGTTGTCTACGAGGTGGAGAAGGACGGCCAGCGCTTCGCGCTCAAGGTGGCCTGCCACCGGGAGCAGAGCGGTGATCCACGGCAGACGGATGCACGCGCGCGGCGCGAGGCGGTCTGCCTCGGGAAGCTCGACCACCGCCACATCATCCGCATGTGGGCTCAGGGGCGTTGTGGGGATCCGCGCTCGGGCTTCCTCTACGTCGTCCTGGACTTGGTGGACGGCTACACGCTGGGGGAGTGGGTGCGGCGGACGTACCCGACGGTGCATGAAGTGGTCGTCCTGTTCCGCAAGCTGTTTGACGCGCTGGAGCACATGCACGCGCGGGGCGTGTTCCATCGGGACTTGAGCCTGCGAAACATCATGGTCACCAAAGAAGGCGAGCCGGTGATCATCGACTTTGGAGCGGCGGACTACGCGGCAGCCGAGGAATTGACGGATGCACCGTTGCCCCCATGCACGCCGCGCAACCGCAGCCCTGAGGCTCAGCGCTTCTGGAATGAAAACCGGCTCAACCCGGAGGCCCGTTACCCCTTCAAGGCGACCGATGACATTTTTGCGCTCGGAGCCGACCTCTACGACGTGCTGACGGACCCCACGCCCCAGAGCAGCAAGGTGCGACCCCCGCTCGGTGACGCGGTGCCGCCTCCTTCCCCGTTCAAGGTAACCCAGGGGCGCGTTCCAGAAGTGCTGAGCAGCTATGCGCTGATGCTGATCCACGACAAGCCAGAGGGGCGGCCCGCGACGGCGAAGGATGCGCGGAGCCCTCTGGAGGAGTTCGCGCAATTTGAAGGCCCGGAGTGGCGCAGCACCCGCGTTCACCCGGTAGCCGCGCAGCTACCGCCAGCACCCGCCGAAATTGCACCCGGGCAGGTCGAGGTCCCGCCAGTGCCCATCCCCTCCCATCCGTCCGCGGTGCCGGGCGCGGGGGCTGGTGCGCTGAACCGTCTGCGCCGTGGGTGGCTCCGTCCGGCATTCGTCGCGCCGCTGGTGCTTGTAGTGCTCGCGGCAGCCGTCGCCGCCTTCGTGCTGCAAAGGCCCGCGCACCCGGCGCCGCCTCCCGTGGCCAGGAGCGCACGAGCGGATCAGCCCCCAACGCCCAGCCCGCTGGCCGAAAAGCCGACAAGCCGTCCCGCTCAGTTAGCCTCGCCTCTCCCTACCCAAGAGAAGGCGAGTCCTTCCGTGAAACAACCCGACAACTCCCCAACGCTCACCAGCGGGGTACCGAACCCGCAGAAGGCCAGCCCCCGGCGCGTGCTCTCGAAGGCTGAGAGGTGCGCGCTACTCGTGGCCTCCGTCGCGTGGATTAAAGCGGGCTGCTCCGGTGTGCAGACGCGCCCCGATCCCGAGGATTGCCCCGAGGAAGCCGTTAGGGCGATGAAGGAGATGGGGTGGAGCACACAAGGGGGAACACAGCCCTTCATCCTCGTTGACGTGACCAAGGGGAGCGTTGAAGAGGCGCGCGAGCAAAACAGGACCGTGTGGAAGGACGGGCCCGTTACGGGGGCGCTGATCAGGGCAGAAGGAAAGGCGCCTGCGGGGACGCGACTGGATGGGCACCTGTGGACGACGGGAGATCGCATCTATGGCCGCTACCTCCGCGCCCACCTTTCAGGCGGGCGCACCGTGCCGATCTGCGTCGAACTGACAGACGGGGGCGATCTGGGCATGGACAAGCGCGAGGGCTCGAAGCCCGGCGCCCCTGTGGGGTCCAAGGTATCCAGTTCGCATGCGGTTGAGCGGTGGAGGTGA
- a CDS encoding PhoH family protein, with protein MPKNFILDTNVLLHDPRSIYGFKENNVIIPIYVIEEIDQFKRDLSELGRNARLVTRYLDSFRAEGSLREGVPLPHGGFLRVGFADKHLPPELADGDLMDNRILGVAIDLMKKEPDTEAVFITKDTNLRIRADALGLNAEDYDTERVEITELYTGFTELLVPREAVDQMYKPGAEVEVSGQDKLFPNQCILLKDETNPSHTAMGRFNATKGRIVPLLRIIKEGIWGVRPRNMEQAFVLDLLLNDDIKLITIVGKAGTGKTLMAIAAGLHKVTEESLYHKLLVSRPIFPLGRDIGYLPGSVEEKLNPWMQPIFDNVEFLMNLSRADKKAGRGYHELVDLGLIEIEPLTYIRGRSIPNQFIIVDEAQNLTPHEVKTIITRVGDNTKIVLTGDPFQIDNPYVDATNNGLVHVVNRFKNEKIAGHITMAKGERSALAELAANLL; from the coding sequence ATGCCGAAGAACTTCATCCTCGACACCAACGTCCTCCTCCACGATCCGCGCAGCATCTACGGCTTCAAGGAAAACAACGTCATCATCCCGATCTACGTGATCGAGGAGATCGATCAGTTCAAGCGCGATCTCTCCGAGCTGGGTCGCAACGCGCGCCTCGTCACGCGCTACCTGGACTCCTTCCGCGCCGAGGGCTCGCTCCGAGAGGGCGTCCCCCTGCCGCACGGCGGCTTTCTCCGGGTGGGCTTCGCCGACAAGCATCTGCCGCCGGAGCTGGCCGACGGCGACCTGATGGACAACCGCATCCTCGGGGTGGCCATCGACCTGATGAAGAAGGAGCCGGACACCGAGGCCGTCTTCATCACCAAGGACACCAACCTGCGCATCCGCGCGGACGCGCTGGGCCTCAACGCCGAGGACTACGACACCGAGCGCGTCGAGATCACCGAGCTGTACACCGGCTTCACCGAGCTGCTCGTCCCGCGCGAGGCGGTCGATCAGATGTACAAGCCCGGCGCCGAGGTGGAGGTGTCCGGGCAGGACAAGCTCTTCCCCAACCAGTGCATCCTGCTCAAGGACGAGACCAACCCCTCGCACACCGCCATGGGGCGCTTCAATGCCACCAAGGGCCGGATCGTCCCCCTGCTGCGCATCATCAAGGAGGGCATCTGGGGGGTCCGTCCGCGCAACATGGAGCAGGCCTTCGTGCTGGACCTGCTGCTCAACGACGACATCAAGCTCATCACCATCGTGGGCAAGGCGGGCACCGGCAAGACGCTGATGGCCATCGCCGCCGGGCTCCACAAGGTGACCGAGGAGAGCCTGTACCACAAGCTGCTGGTGAGCCGGCCCATCTTCCCGCTCGGTCGGGACATCGGCTACCTGCCGGGCAGCGTGGAGGAGAAGCTCAACCCCTGGATGCAGCCCATCTTCGACAACGTGGAGTTCCTCATGAACCTCAGCCGCGCCGACAAGAAGGCCGGCCGCGGCTACCACGAGCTGGTCGACCTGGGGCTCATCGAGATCGAGCCGCTCACGTACATCCGCGGCCGCAGCATCCCCAACCAGTTCATCATCGTGGACGAGGCGCAGAACCTCACCCCCCACGAGGTGAAGACCATCATCACCCGCGTGGGGGACAACACGAAGATCGTCCTGACGGGCGACCCCTTCCAGATCGACAACCCCTACGTGGACGCGACCAACAACGGCCTCGTCCACGTGGTCAACCGCTTCAAGAACGAGAAGATCGCCGGACACATCACCATGGCCAAGGGTGAGCGCAGCGCCCTGGCCGAGCTCGCGGCGAACTTGCTCTGA
- a CDS encoding deacetylase — MPRTQPSLSRLRRIYQRLSQAELSAAEQDEALSLDDLGLETRGEREALALGVYSRRGLENVMREYGLLQRLEERGVGPLEIQLTFEDTFRPRIVLWSQRYQAAVVDIALRKVSGADVGVPPPQEARALLFVESLVLQHPGRSFDWKRPPMPGQVHPGLALSAEVLELMLLMARRVGAEGLALTPSTFAAAWVYASSLRFIDGAAQGRFVALRRAGREWPRWLLAWAVELDCIRGPAGAPVRFSPSPMLTSFSRRFERLFEDKGWRSAAKAQAEVPLTLDLQALQDRFPWERMPRGSPPEPIAEVLAYDPLVPA, encoded by the coding sequence ATGCCACGGACGCAGCCGTCGCTCTCGCGCCTCCGTCGCATCTACCAGCGTCTGAGCCAGGCGGAGCTGTCCGCGGCCGAACAGGACGAGGCGCTCAGCCTCGACGATCTGGGGCTGGAGACTCGCGGAGAGCGTGAGGCGCTGGCCCTGGGCGTCTACAGCCGCCGGGGCCTGGAGAACGTCATGCGCGAGTATGGGCTGCTCCAGCGCCTGGAGGAGCGGGGCGTGGGCCCGCTCGAGATCCAGCTGACGTTCGAGGACACGTTCCGGCCGCGCATCGTCCTCTGGAGCCAGCGCTACCAGGCGGCGGTGGTGGACATCGCCCTGCGCAAGGTGTCGGGCGCCGACGTGGGGGTGCCGCCGCCGCAGGAAGCTCGCGCGCTGCTCTTCGTGGAGTCCCTGGTCCTCCAGCATCCGGGCCGGTCCTTCGACTGGAAGCGCCCGCCGATGCCCGGCCAGGTCCACCCGGGGCTGGCGCTCTCGGCGGAGGTCCTCGAGCTGATGCTGCTCATGGCCCGCCGCGTGGGCGCGGAGGGCCTGGCGCTCACGCCCTCCACGTTCGCCGCCGCGTGGGTCTACGCCAGCAGCCTCCGCTTCATCGACGGCGCCGCCCAGGGGCGCTTCGTGGCGCTCCGAAGGGCAGGGCGCGAGTGGCCCCGCTGGCTGCTGGCGTGGGCCGTGGAGCTGGACTGCATCCGTGGCCCCGCCGGCGCACCGGTGCGCTTCAGCCCCTCGCCCATGCTCACGTCCTTCTCCCGGCGCTTCGAGCGCCTCTTCGAGGACAAGGGGTGGCGCAGCGCGGCGAAGGCGCAGGCCGAAGTGCCCCTGACGCTGGACCTTCAGGCGCTGCAGGACCGCTTCCCGTGGGAGCGCATGCCTCGGGGATCCCCCCCAGAGCCCATCGCGGAGGTGCTCGCCTATGATCCGCTCGTGCCTGCCTGA